Proteins found in one Paenibacillus borealis genomic segment:
- a CDS encoding alpha-glycosidase: protein MLLEAMYHVPRDKWAYAYDATTIHLRVRTKRDDVDYVVALTGDKYDWQHTSYDIIMEKAASDDKFDYWEAAVRPKYKRLSYTFRVSKGSETVYLLDNGIRSECPQPPNHFYEFPYIHGIDLFKVPTWAKDAVFYQIMTERFANGNPLNDPEGTEPWGGRPKLDNFFGGDLQGVLDHLDDLQELGINAVYFTPLFVSPSNHKYDIVDYKKVDPHFGDNELLKNVVEECHKRGIRVMLDAVFNHCSDKFPPFQDVLEKGEFSVYRDWFHMNSFPAEIVDGIPTYDTFGFYGNMPKFNTANHEVKSYLLEVAEYWIKEIRVDGWRLDVANEVDHHFWRDFRKVVKAANPDAYIVGEVWSDSLTWLLGDQFDSVMNYPFSGTVLEFFNGGMDGITFGHRIGGLLMRYPQQTNEVVFNLLGSHDTPRLLTVLGEDKRKLKLTVVFLFTFMGTPCIYYGDEIGLTGGEDPDCRKCMEWDQSKQDRELYDFYRMMIALRKEHKALREGRFRILQACENDPCIVYERADERIHFTVWMNNSPQSRTLSHPMETDDWLDALTGEAVVPEAGIMHVALDPYGYRILYRNLD from the coding sequence ATGCTGCTGGAAGCGATGTACCATGTTCCCCGCGATAAATGGGCTTATGCCTACGATGCCACAACCATCCATCTGCGGGTGCGTACCAAACGTGATGATGTGGACTACGTTGTTGCGCTCACTGGCGACAAATACGATTGGCAGCATACCTCTTATGACATTATTATGGAAAAGGCTGCCTCTGACGATAAATTCGACTACTGGGAAGCGGCTGTCCGCCCCAAATATAAGCGCCTCAGCTATACTTTCAGGGTCAGCAAAGGTTCGGAGACGGTGTATCTGCTCGACAACGGCATCCGTTCCGAATGCCCGCAGCCGCCCAACCACTTCTATGAGTTTCCTTATATACACGGGATTGACTTATTTAAAGTTCCCACCTGGGCGAAGGATGCGGTGTTCTATCAGATCATGACCGAGCGGTTCGCGAACGGCAATCCTTTGAATGATCCGGAAGGCACTGAACCGTGGGGCGGCAGACCGAAGCTCGATAACTTCTTTGGCGGTGACCTTCAGGGTGTGCTGGATCATCTGGATGATCTGCAGGAACTGGGTATCAATGCCGTCTATTTCACTCCCCTGTTCGTCTCCCCTTCCAACCATAAATACGACATCGTGGATTATAAAAAAGTCGACCCGCATTTCGGCGATAATGAGCTGCTGAAGAATGTCGTTGAAGAATGCCATAAACGGGGCATCCGCGTCATGCTGGACGCCGTGTTCAACCACTGCAGTGACAAGTTCCCTCCATTCCAGGATGTTCTGGAAAAAGGCGAATTCTCCGTCTACCGCGACTGGTTCCATATGAATTCTTTTCCGGCTGAGATTGTTGACGGTATACCCACTTACGACACGTTCGGCTTCTATGGCAATATGCCGAAGTTCAACACCGCCAATCATGAAGTGAAGTCCTACCTGCTTGAGGTTGCAGAGTATTGGATCAAGGAGATCAGGGTGGATGGCTGGCGGCTGGATGTGGCCAATGAGGTCGATCATCATTTCTGGCGCGATTTCCGCAAAGTGGTCAAGGCTGCTAACCCGGATGCCTATATTGTCGGCGAAGTATGGAGTGATTCCTTAACCTGGCTGCTCGGAGACCAGTTTGATTCGGTAATGAATTATCCCTTCTCGGGTACGGTGCTGGAATTCTTCAACGGCGGGATGGACGGCATTACCTTCGGCCACCGGATCGGCGGCCTGCTCATGCGTTATCCGCAGCAGACGAACGAGGTTGTTTTCAATCTGCTCGGCAGCCATGATACCCCCCGCCTGCTCACCGTCCTTGGTGAAGATAAACGCAAATTGAAGCTGACCGTCGTCTTCCTGTTCACGTTCATGGGCACTCCCTGTATCTATTACGGGGACGAAATCGGCCTGACCGGGGGGGAAGACCCGGACTGCCGCAAATGTATGGAATGGGATCAATCGAAGCAGGACCGTGAGCTGTATGACTTCTACCGGATGATGATCGCGCTGCGCAAGGAGCATAAAGCGCTCCGTGAAGGCCGCTTCCGGATTCTACAGGCCTGTGAGAATGACCCGTGCATCGTCTATGAGCGGGCAGACGAGCGGATTCATTTCACCGTCTGGATGAACAATTCACCGCAGTCCCGCACGCTCAGCCACCCGATGGAAACCGATGACTGGCTGGATGCGCTGACGGGAGAAGCAGTAGTGCCGGAAGCAGGGATTATGCATGTTGCGCTTGATCCGTACGGGTACCGGATTCTGTACCGGAATCTAGATTGA
- a CDS encoding transporter substrate-binding domain-containing protein — protein sequence MNKWGKLSMGLLLAAGLLAGCGSNNNDNNTAASGNANTGTEAKTLIMGTSADFPPYEFHKMVDGKDTIVGFDIEIAKEIAADMGAKLEVKDLPFDSLLNELSSGRIDMVISGLSPTPERAEAVGLSEIYYKAEQAVVVREADKDKFATMDSLKGAKLGIQTGSIQEDIAKGIEGAQLTSLGKISEIVLQLQSNRVDASIMEGPVAKSFVKNVKGLVITDAKPEVEDDGYVIGVKKDNTELLEQVNTTLKRLDSEGKIDEFVAAASELAESN from the coding sequence ATGAACAAATGGGGTAAACTTTCTATGGGACTGCTGCTGGCAGCAGGACTGCTGGCCGGATGCGGTTCCAATAACAACGACAATAATACCGCAGCAAGCGGAAATGCGAATACGGGAACTGAAGCCAAGACGCTGATTATGGGAACAAGCGCGGACTTCCCTCCGTATGAATTCCACAAAATGGTGGACGGTAAGGATACCATCGTTGGTTTCGACATTGAGATTGCCAAGGAAATCGCCGCTGATATGGGTGCGAAACTTGAGGTTAAGGATCTGCCGTTTGATTCCCTGCTGAATGAACTGTCGAGCGGAAGAATAGATATGGTTATTTCCGGACTCAGCCCGACACCGGAGCGTGCTGAAGCGGTAGGCCTGTCCGAAATCTATTACAAAGCGGAACAGGCTGTAGTTGTGCGTGAAGCAGACAAAGATAAATTTGCAACCATGGATTCTCTGAAGGGTGCCAAGCTGGGCATTCAGACCGGCTCGATTCAGGAAGATATCGCCAAAGGCATTGAAGGCGCACAGCTGACATCCCTCGGTAAAATTTCTGAAATCGTATTGCAGCTGCAATCGAACCGTGTTGATGCTTCTATTATGGAAGGACCTGTTGCCAAGTCCTTTGTGAAGAATGTTAAGGGACTGGTTATTACTGATGCCAAACCTGAAGTGGAAGATGACGGCTATGTTATCGGAGTGAAGAAAGACAACACGGAACTTCTGGAACAAGTGAATACAACTTTGAAACGCTTAGACTCAGAAGGTAAGATTGACGAGTTTGTAGCGGCAGCAAGCGAGCTTGCTGAGAGCAACTAG
- the glgA gene encoding glycogen synthase GlgA has product MKVLFAAAEAHPFIKTGGLADVIGALPKALKAAGVDVRVILPKYKGIAEKYSSQMEHIAVVDVPIGWRNQYCGIQRIIFEGVPVYFIDNEYYFGRDGIYGYMDDGERFAFYNRAVLECLPAINFQPDVLHCHDWHAAVIPLLLQAHYRHNPFYSEMRTVFTIHNLLYQGVFPYSVLGELLGLDNSYFPGVEYYGNVNYMKGGIVYSDHVTTVSPTYADEIRTPYYGYGLDGLLTSRSDALSGIVNGIDTKSYNPASDPSIFTRYRSNLIKKAENKLGLQQELGLPVAPYIPMVAMVTRLVDSKGLDLLTRVLDELLYYDDIQFVMLGTGDEVYERWFREAQWRYPTKLSSQITFSDALSRKIYAASDIFLMPSKFEPCGISQLLALRYGSIPVVRETGGLNDTVHAYNEVTGEGNGFTFKDYNAHDMMHTLRRAVSFYHKPEHWKKVAKNAFTGDYSWNVSAQQYIDIYNKISDKAAVAEQ; this is encoded by the coding sequence ATGAAAGTTCTATTTGCTGCGGCTGAAGCCCATCCATTTATCAAAACAGGGGGACTCGCCGATGTCATCGGTGCTCTGCCGAAGGCACTTAAGGCAGCCGGAGTGGATGTACGGGTCATTCTGCCCAAATACAAAGGGATCGCAGAGAAGTATTCTTCCCAAATGGAGCATATCGCAGTGGTGGATGTGCCGATTGGCTGGCGCAACCAGTATTGTGGGATTCAACGGATCATCTTTGAAGGTGTTCCTGTATATTTTATCGATAATGAGTATTACTTCGGGCGTGACGGCATCTATGGATATATGGATGACGGCGAACGTTTCGCCTTTTACAACCGGGCGGTGCTTGAATGCCTGCCGGCGATTAACTTCCAGCCGGATGTCCTGCATTGCCATGACTGGCATGCGGCGGTAATTCCGCTGCTGCTGCAGGCGCATTACCGTCATAATCCGTTCTACAGTGAGATGCGTACGGTGTTCACCATACATAATCTCCTCTATCAGGGCGTGTTCCCGTATTCCGTACTGGGAGAGCTGCTCGGTCTCGACAACAGCTATTTCCCTGGGGTGGAGTATTACGGGAATGTGAACTATATGAAGGGCGGGATTGTCTACAGTGATCATGTCACCACGGTCAGTCCGACCTATGCCGATGAAATCCGTACGCCTTATTATGGATATGGCCTGGACGGACTGCTGACATCGCGTTCAGATGCCCTGAGCGGGATTGTCAACGGAATTGATACTAAGAGCTACAATCCGGCCAGCGATCCGTCCATTTTCACCCGTTACCGTTCCAACCTGATCAAGAAGGCCGAGAACAAGCTGGGACTCCAGCAGGAATTGGGCTTGCCTGTAGCTCCTTATATTCCGATGGTTGCTATGGTTACCCGTCTCGTTGATTCCAAAGGGCTGGATTTGCTGACCCGGGTTCTCGATGAGCTGCTCTATTACGACGACATTCAGTTTGTAATGCTCGGCACGGGGGATGAGGTCTATGAACGCTGGTTCCGCGAGGCACAGTGGCGTTATCCGACCAAGCTGTCGTCACAGATTACATTCAGTGATGCCTTGTCCCGCAAAATCTATGCTGCCAGCGATATCTTCCTGATGCCGTCCAAATTTGAGCCTTGCGGCATCAGCCAGCTGCTGGCTCTGCGTTATGGAAGTATTCCGGTGGTACGCGAGACAGGCGGACTGAACGATACTGTTCATGCGTACAACGAAGTGACCGGAGAGGGCAACGGCTTCACGTTCAAGGACTATAATGCCCATGATATGATGCACACCCTCCGCCGCGCCGTATCATTCTACCACAAGCCGGAGCACTGGAAAAAAGTAGCGAAGAACGCATTCACCGGCGATTACAGCTGGAATGTATCCGCGCAGCAGTATATTGATATTTATAACAAGATTTCGGATAAAGCAGCTGTTGCAGAGCAGTAG
- the glgB gene encoding 1,4-alpha-glucan branching protein GlgB, which translates to MLGAHIAVEEGQAGVRFTVWAPHAAYVGLAGDHNSWDGTLDSDSLYKIPDSGFWSRFFPGIEPGTFYKYRITGADGTSFLKADPYAFKAEVRPATASVVANLDGYKWGDAAWRRKSKAPYNAPMNIYEMHFGTWRQKEDGELYTYREMSSLLIPYLTEMSYTHVEFMPLAEHPYDLSWGYQGTGYFAATSRFGEPQDLMYLIDQLHQAGIGVILDWVPAHFAKDAHGLRMFDGSPLYEYEDPMLAEKPGWGTLSFDFSKPEISSFLISNALFWFEKYHIDGMRVDAVTSMLRLDFEKQHHQYRKNKNGGLENLEAIAFIQRLNMTIFQYYPKALMMAEESSAWPGVTSPVHEGGLGFNYKWNMGWMNDTLGYIEHDFGARPYHHNLLTFPIVYAYAENYTLPLSHDEVVHGKKSLLNKMPGSYEQKFAGLRVLLGYQISHPGKKLLFMGGEFGQFIEWKDQDQLDWLLLDYEAHRRMLAYTAALNKLYLTEKALWELDHDMEGYQWIDADDSGQSIASYIRRGKRPVDTLLVIINFQPVERRNYRIGVPRPGTYEEIFSSETREYGGSGIHNEPVKSVKKEWHNQLNSLELTIPPLGFLVLKKSGRKTVN; encoded by the coding sequence ATGCTTGGCGCGCACATTGCCGTGGAAGAAGGGCAAGCCGGCGTTCGCTTTACCGTGTGGGCTCCTCATGCGGCATATGTAGGACTGGCTGGTGATCATAACAGCTGGGATGGAACATTGGATTCCGACTCGTTATATAAGATACCCGATTCAGGATTTTGGAGTCGTTTTTTTCCGGGTATAGAGCCGGGAACTTTTTACAAATACAGGATTACTGGTGCGGATGGAACAAGCTTCCTCAAGGCTGATCCTTACGCTTTCAAAGCTGAGGTGCGTCCGGCCACCGCTTCCGTTGTGGCCAATCTGGACGGTTACAAATGGGGAGACGCCGCGTGGCGCCGGAAGAGCAAAGCCCCTTACAATGCGCCAATGAATATTTATGAAATGCACTTCGGCACCTGGCGCCAGAAGGAAGATGGGGAACTTTATACTTATAGAGAAATGAGCAGCCTGCTGATCCCGTATCTTACGGAGATGAGTTATACCCATGTAGAATTTATGCCGCTTGCTGAACACCCGTATGATTTGTCATGGGGGTATCAGGGAACCGGTTACTTTGCGGCCACCAGCCGCTTTGGAGAACCGCAGGATCTGATGTATCTGATTGACCAGCTGCACCAAGCCGGCATTGGGGTCATCCTCGACTGGGTTCCGGCACATTTTGCCAAGGATGCCCATGGTCTGAGAATGTTCGACGGTTCACCGCTGTATGAATATGAAGATCCGATGCTGGCTGAGAAGCCGGGCTGGGGCACACTATCCTTTGACTTCAGCAAACCGGAAATTTCCTCATTCCTGATCTCTAATGCACTATTCTGGTTTGAAAAGTATCATATTGATGGTATGCGGGTAGATGCTGTAACCAGTATGCTGCGGCTTGATTTCGAGAAGCAGCACCATCAGTACAGAAAGAACAAGAACGGCGGCCTTGAGAATCTGGAAGCAATCGCGTTCATCCAGCGGTTGAATATGACGATTTTTCAATATTATCCGAAAGCGCTGATGATGGCCGAAGAATCCAGCGCCTGGCCGGGCGTAACCTCACCTGTTCATGAAGGGGGGCTTGGCTTCAATTACAAATGGAACATGGGCTGGATGAATGACACTCTTGGTTACATAGAACATGATTTCGGGGCGCGTCCCTACCATCATAATTTGTTGACCTTCCCCATCGTCTATGCCTATGCCGAGAACTACACACTGCCTCTGTCCCATGACGAAGTGGTCCACGGCAAGAAGTCGCTGCTGAACAAAATGCCCGGCTCGTATGAGCAGAAGTTCGCCGGTCTGCGGGTGCTGCTCGGTTACCAGATCAGTCATCCGGGTAAAAAGCTGCTGTTCATGGGCGGCGAATTCGGACAATTCATCGAATGGAAGGATCAGGACCAGCTCGACTGGCTGCTGTTGGATTATGAAGCCCACCGCCGGATGCTGGCCTACACAGCCGCTCTGAATAAGCTCTATCTCACAGAGAAGGCGCTGTGGGAGCTGGATCATGACATGGAGGGCTACCAGTGGATTGACGCCGATGACAGCGGCCAGAGTATTGCCTCCTACATCCGCAGAGGAAAGAGACCAGTTGATACCTTACTGGTTATTATCAATTTCCAGCCGGTGGAACGCCGCAATTACCGTATCGGTGTGCCGCGTCCAGGGACCTATGAGGAGATATTCAGCTCGGAGACCCGTGAATACGGCGGCTCCGGCATTCATAATGAACCTGTTAAGAGTGTGAAGAAGGAATGGCATAACCAGCTGAACAGCCTGGAGCTGACTATTCCGCCGCTGGGATTCCTGGTGCTCAAGAAATCCGGACGCAAAACAGTTAACTAA
- a CDS encoding nuclear transport factor 2 family protein codes for MIEREQIIRNYFRSWIDKDNTVLGKIFGPNIIYTECYGPEYHGLDTITKWFDDWNTRGTVLVWTIKQFIHQGSMTAVEWYFKCEYESETEAFDGVSLIEFNPDNLIVNVKEFQSKTPHYYPYT; via the coding sequence ATGATTGAACGGGAACAGATTATCAGAAACTATTTCAGGTCTTGGATAGATAAGGATAATACAGTATTAGGAAAAATCTTCGGCCCAAACATCATCTATACGGAATGCTACGGACCTGAATATCATGGATTAGACACAATAACAAAATGGTTTGACGACTGGAATACGCGAGGTACGGTTCTGGTCTGGACGATAAAACAATTTATTCATCAAGGCAGCATGACTGCGGTGGAATGGTACTTCAAATGTGAGTATGAGTCAGAAACCGAAGCTTTTGACGGGGTCTCCTTAATTGAATTTAATCCGGACAACCTGATTGTAAATGTGAAAGAGTTCCAATCGAAAACACCACATTATTATCCATATACATAA
- a CDS encoding amino acid ABC transporter ATP-binding protein, which yields MIEVKNLQKSFGKLEILKGIDLNIHKGEVVVVIGPSGSGKSTFLRCLNLLEQPTGGEITFEGQSITAKKHDINVTREKMGMVFQQFNLFPHKSVLQNIMLAPLKVRKQQASEAEKIAMELLRTVGLEDKRDAYPAQLSGGQKQRIAIARALAMQPHVMLFDEPTSALDPEMVGEVLEVMKQLAVNGMTMVIVTHEMGFAREVGDRILFMDGGVIVEQGTPDQVFGNPKHARTRDFLSKVL from the coding sequence ATGATCGAGGTTAAGAACCTGCAGAAGAGCTTTGGCAAGCTGGAGATCCTTAAGGGGATTGATCTGAATATTCACAAGGGCGAGGTTGTTGTAGTAATCGGTCCCAGCGGCTCGGGCAAAAGCACCTTCCTGCGCTGTCTGAATCTGCTGGAGCAGCCTACCGGCGGTGAGATTACGTTTGAGGGACAGTCGATTACTGCCAAAAAGCATGATATCAACGTGACCCGTGAGAAAATGGGGATGGTGTTCCAGCAGTTCAATCTGTTCCCGCACAAATCTGTGCTGCAGAACATTATGCTTGCACCATTAAAGGTGCGTAAGCAGCAGGCTTCCGAAGCGGAGAAAATCGCCATGGAGCTGCTGCGCACCGTAGGTCTTGAGGACAAGCGGGATGCCTATCCGGCCCAGCTCTCCGGGGGGCAGAAACAGCGGATCGCGATTGCCCGGGCGCTGGCAATGCAGCCGCATGTGATGCTGTTTGATGAGCCTACGTCGGCGCTTGACCCGGAAATGGTTGGTGAGGTGCTGGAGGTAATGAAGCAGCTGGCGGTAAACGGTATGACCATGGTCATTGTGACGCATGAGATGGGCTTTGCCCGTGAAGTCGGCGACCGGATTCTGTTCATGGACGGCGGGGTTATCGTAGAGCAGGGGACCCCGGATCAGGTGTTCGGCAACCCGAAACACGCCCGTACCCGTGATTTCTTGAGCAAGGTTTTATAA
- a CDS encoding amino acid ABC transporter permease: MSVFELAYDYRNFFLSGLKYTLLLAVMGVFFGFVLGIAVSLLRMSKWRILRFIATAWVEFLRGTPMLVQLFLIHYGLPEFGISLSPIQSGAITLTINSSAYLAEIFRAGIQGVDRGQMEAARSLGMKQGMTMRYIILPQALKNVLPAIGNEFITIIKESSIVSMIGVADLLFEARTITTITYEGLSPLVVIAVMYFVLTFTLSKLLGILERRLNTDDRG; this comes from the coding sequence ATGAGTGTATTTGAACTTGCTTATGATTACCGCAATTTTTTCCTATCCGGTCTGAAGTATACACTGCTGCTCGCTGTGATGGGCGTATTCTTCGGCTTCGTACTGGGTATCGCGGTTTCCCTGCTGCGGATGTCCAAATGGAGAATTCTGCGCTTTATTGCCACCGCCTGGGTGGAGTTTCTGCGCGGTACGCCGATGCTGGTGCAGCTGTTCCTGATCCATTATGGTTTGCCGGAATTTGGGATATCGCTGTCTCCAATTCAGTCAGGCGCGATCACGCTCACGATTAACAGCTCGGCTTATCTGGCAGAGATTTTCCGTGCGGGAATTCAGGGGGTGGACCGCGGCCAGATGGAAGCGGCACGTTCGCTCGGGATGAAGCAGGGGATGACGATGCGTTATATCATTCTGCCGCAGGCATTGAAGAATGTATTGCCTGCAATCGGCAATGAATTTATTACCATCATTAAAGAGTCTTCGATTGTATCGATGATTGGGGTCGCTGATCTGCTGTTCGAAGCCAGAACGATTACCACGATTACCTATGAGGGACTTAGCCCGCTGGTTGTGATTGCCGTCATGTATTTCGTACTGACCTTCACGTTGTCCAAGCTGCTGGGCATATTGGAACGGAGGCTGAATACGGATGATCGAGGTTAA
- a CDS encoding Ppx/GppA phosphatase family protein — protein MRDDLCRIGIIDIGSNSIRLVIYDTTQAGGYKIIKECKYSARLSEKITKEGRLEKKDMDTIIPVLHQFKEICDDFEVDQIRAGATAAIRNAANSAEIIDYLSEASSIRIEVISGHQEAYFGFLGVINAFDIQDGFVIDIGGGSTEVTLFRGRRYQHSISFPFGAVNTNLMFSHGGNWNADQIRKLQLYVTGRLVEHDWLTTGTGLPLYGLGGTLRSLGKLDQKNRDYSLPNSHGYVLEGDTIGRFMETLPATPYEKRKDLDGLSKSRGDIIVSGLIIFHTVYHYIGASRAVISGEGLREGMLHDLLKPEQPVRDSALEYSLDTIIRFDIRTSKRHLDHIYKLALSLLGAFEREGDREEHEMLIYVAIMLHRTGSNINYYQSKRHTRYWLMNSPIRGLTHRQLILSAYIASYSTKSRKQKLSQMHKDILLASDEEWIHKLGTLVQLSIALDSTEIGIVSGVNARLHNNTLDLELQGGQVLIGLEDIENALKAFRNAWSVKVKLGLPSSG, from the coding sequence ATGAGAGATGATCTCTGCCGGATCGGCATTATTGATATTGGTTCCAACTCCATACGGCTTGTAATCTACGATACGACACAGGCAGGCGGCTACAAAATCATTAAGGAATGTAAGTACTCTGCCCGGCTGAGCGAGAAGATTACCAAGGAAGGCAGACTGGAAAAAAAGGATATGGATACGATAATTCCTGTCCTCCACCAGTTCAAGGAGATTTGCGATGATTTCGAAGTGGATCAAATCCGTGCAGGAGCTACCGCAGCAATCCGTAACGCGGCTAACTCTGCCGAGATTATAGACTATCTGTCAGAAGCATCCTCCATCCGGATTGAAGTGATCAGCGGGCATCAGGAGGCTTACTTCGGTTTTCTCGGGGTAATTAATGCCTTTGACATTCAGGACGGGTTCGTTATCGACATCGGCGGCGGCAGTACGGAGGTCACCTTATTCCGCGGGCGGCGTTATCAGCACAGCATCTCTTTCCCGTTCGGTGCGGTTAATACGAATCTGATGTTCAGTCATGGCGGCAACTGGAACGCAGATCAGATCCGCAAGCTGCAGTTATACGTTACCGGCAGACTGGTAGAGCATGATTGGCTCACTACAGGCACCGGGCTTCCGCTGTATGGACTCGGCGGAACGCTGCGTTCCCTCGGGAAGCTGGATCAGAAGAACCGCGATTATTCGCTGCCTAATTCTCATGGTTACGTGCTGGAGGGGGATACCATCGGACGGTTCATGGAGACGCTGCCTGCGACCCCTTATGAGAAGCGCAAGGATCTCGACGGGCTGTCGAAGAGCCGGGGAGATATCATTGTGTCGGGCTTGATTATTTTTCATACCGTTTACCACTATATCGGGGCCAGCCGCGCGGTAATTAGCGGAGAAGGCCTCCGCGAGGGCATGCTGCATGATTTGCTAAAGCCTGAACAGCCCGTACGGGATAGTGCGCTGGAATACAGTCTGGATACCATCATCCGCTTTGATATCCGCACCTCCAAGCGCCATCTGGATCATATCTACAAGCTGGCGCTGAGCCTGCTGGGGGCGTTTGAGCGGGAAGGAGACCGGGAAGAGCATGAAATGCTGATCTACGTAGCCATTATGCTGCACCGTACCGGCTCCAACATCAATTATTACCAGTCTAAGCGGCATACCCGTTACTGGCTGATGAACTCGCCTATCCGCGGGCTGACCCACCGGCAGCTCATTCTAAGTGCTTACATCGCTTCCTACAGCACAAAAAGCCGGAAGCAGAAACTGTCCCAGATGCATAAGGACATTTTGCTGGCTTCCGACGAAGAGTGGATTCATAAGCTGGGTACGCTGGTGCAGCTAAGCATTGCCCTGGACAGCACTGAGATCGGTATTGTCAGCGGGGTGAACGCCCGGCTGCATAACAATACGCTTGATCTGGAGCTGCAGGGAGGACAAGTGCTTATCGGGCTTGAAGACATTGAGAATGCGCTCAAAGCCTTCAGGAATGCTTGGTCGGTGAAGGTAAAGCTCGGCCTCCCTTCCAGCGGGTAA
- a CDS encoding glucose-1-phosphate adenylyltransferase: MSKKDCIAMLLAGGEGRRLAPLTSSMAKPAVPFGGQYRIIDFPLSNCVNSKIDTIGVLTQYEADSLHKHIGEGEPWGLHSRSDKGVKLLPSGIEGRDSYSGTADAIYKNIEYIDSQNPEHVLILSADHIYHMDYRKMLNYHVGKAAKATISVMEVPWDEASRFGVMNVNDDLQISEFAEKPKVPKSNLASMGIYMFEWAYLKAYLLRDAANPESGHDFGKDVIPSMLDANDELFAYRFEGYWRDVGTVDSLWEAHMDLLQSEDGFKLDNSRWPMYSRAYRTKLAAYKPRVQAPPADCLMHESCTMEGSLHRSVIFGGVEIGKLSKIKQSVIMPGVRIGRGVLIENAIIGEGAVIKDGAVIKGSADNIVVVGPHEIVAAKPIIRTQPSRLLQEVYEKTGRLRAEGMPS; encoded by the coding sequence ATGAGTAAAAAAGATTGTATCGCCATGCTCCTGGCTGGCGGGGAAGGCCGCAGATTAGCCCCCTTGACCTCCAGTATGGCTAAGCCTGCAGTCCCTTTCGGAGGACAGTATAGAATCATTGATTTTCCCCTCAGTAACTGTGTGAATTCCAAGATCGACACGATTGGGGTACTAACACAATATGAAGCCGATTCCTTGCATAAGCATATTGGTGAAGGCGAACCTTGGGGACTGCACAGCCGCAGCGACAAAGGCGTGAAGCTGCTTCCTTCAGGGATTGAAGGCAGAGACAGCTACTCGGGCACAGCCGATGCCATTTATAAGAACATTGAATACATTGACAGCCAGAATCCGGAGCATGTGCTTATCCTGTCTGCAGATCATATCTATCATATGGATTACCGCAAAATGCTCAATTACCATGTAGGCAAAGCTGCCAAGGCCACCATTTCTGTAATGGAAGTGCCTTGGGATGAAGCCAGCCGCTTCGGTGTAATGAACGTTAATGATGATCTCCAGATCTCTGAATTTGCCGAGAAGCCAAAGGTACCGAAGAGCAACCTTGCTTCTATGGGGATATATATGTTTGAGTGGGCGTATCTGAAAGCCTATTTGCTGCGGGATGCCGCCAACCCTGAATCCGGCCATGACTTCGGCAAAGATGTAATTCCGTCCATGCTGGACGCAAACGACGAATTGTTTGCATACCGCTTTGAGGGTTACTGGAGAGATGTAGGTACTGTTGACAGCCTCTGGGAGGCACATATGGATCTGCTGCAGTCCGAGGATGGCTTCAAACTCGACAACTCCCGCTGGCCGATGTACAGCCGGGCCTACCGTACGAAGCTGGCAGCCTATAAACCCCGGGTTCAGGCACCTCCTGCAGATTGCCTGATGCACGAATCCTGCACGATGGAAGGCAGTCTTCACCGTTCTGTGATCTTCGGCGGTGTAGAGATCGGCAAGCTAAGCAAGATCAAACAGAGTGTAATTATGCCGGGTGTCCGCATCGGCCGCGGTGTTCTGATTGAGAATGCGATTATCGGTGAGGGAGCAGTCATCAAAGACGGCGCTGTGATTAAAGGCAGCGCGGACAATATTGTTGTTGTCGGCCCGCATGAGATCGTAGCAGCCAAACCAATCATCCGTACCCAGCCTTCCCGTCTCCTTCAGGAAGTCTATGAGAAGACCGGCCGTCTGCGCGCGGAAGGGATGCCTTCATAA